One Microbacterium marinum genomic window, GGGAGACGCTGCGTGTGACGGTGGGTGCACGGGTCGCCCTGCCCCTGGTGCCGCCGGTGCTGGGCCTGAACGAATCGGCGCGGGTCGAGGTCGAGTCGACGTCGGTGCAGAAGGTCTCCCGGTACTGGGGTGAGCCCTGATGCGCAGGGATGACGATGAGGGTAGCGTCCTGCTGCTGACGATCGGGTACGCGATGCTCGCGATCGCGCTCATTCTCGTGTGCGTCGACGCCACCAGCCTGTACCTCGCACAGAAGCGGACGCAGGCCGTCGCGGATGCCGCAGCCCTCGCCGGCGCGGACGGATTCACGCTGTCGGCGGCCGGCGGGGAGCCGGTTGCCGAACTGACCCGAGACGGCGTGCACGAGCAGGCCGTCTCGATCACGGCGGCATACGGCGACATGGCGGTGGTGGCGGCCGACACTCCAGACGGCCGGTCTGCCCGCGTCACCGTGACGACGAGGTGGAGCCCGCCGATCGCGGCGATGTTCGTTCCCGACGGGGTCCGGCTGGAGGCGACGGCCACCAGCCGGACGGCCCTGCGGTGATCCCACCGACTGAGTCCGATGTTCGCGGCATCCGTCACCGAGGGATCACGGAGAACAGCACCTTCTTCTTCACCATCAGGAACAGCAGGGCGATCACGACCGTGTGGATGATCGTTCCCTGCCACAGGCTCGTGCGATCGAGCCCCGGGATGTTCGCGACCGCCAGGACGAAGAACACGTGCACGATGAAGACGTACAGACTCGCCTGACCCAACGGCACCCACAGCCACCCCATCACCGCGTTCAACGGCTTCCACGCCACGGTCAGCACTGCGTAGCTGCAGATCAGGACGAGCGGTAGATCCAGGAGACGGCCCCAGTCGAGGTCGATGCGCTGGTATCCCGAGTCGTAAAGGCTGCCGTACAGGTCCGGGGAGAACGGTGCTGGCGTGAAGCCATAGGTGTCTCCAGCCCACAGGTAGACGAGGAATCCGGCGTAACCGACGACGAACGCGCCGGCGAGCACCTTTCCGATCGGCGTCGTCAGCGCGCCGATGATCTGGCGACGGTAGTACCCGATCACGAGACCGTGTGTGAACAGCACCTGCCACGCGAGCAGCGGGAAGACGGCGTTGAACTGCGAGGAGACGGGCGCATAGTCGGGGAAGAGGTCGTGTACCGCGTACGTCGCCCAGCTGCCGAGCAGGACGACCCACCACAGCCGGCGCTTGATCAGCCACATGAGGGCCGGATAGGCGAGGCTGAGCACGACGAACAGGCCCATGATGTTGAACGGCCACGGGCCCATCTCCAGCAGGAGCAGCTGCCGGACCGCGTACCACGGCGGCGGATAGTCCAGGAGTCTGTCGGCGTTGGGATAGAGGTTGTAGACGCGCCCTGTCGACGATTCTCCCGCCTCCCCGGTGCCACGATCGGTGAACGTCATCACGGCGCTCGCGTCGATGAACGGCACGAAGCTGAGGAAGAAGATCAGCAGGATCACCGCCAGGGCGACGAGGTACTGCTTCCGTGCACGCGCCCAGGCCGCCTTCGCCGCCGCCCACTCGCCGACGCGTCTGACCGCCGGCCAGAAGACCATCCCGAGCACGATCCCGCTCAGCAGCACGAACAGCTCGGCGCCCGTGATCGCACCGATCACATTCAACGCCGCGAACGAATACGGACTCGTCACCTCGATGTGCGTGACGACGACCACGATGATCACGAAGCCGCGGATCATGTCGATGCGCAGATCCCTGGAGGACGACTCGTCGGTGTACCGCCAGCGCGGCAGGGTGCGTCCGATGACACCCGACGCGAGGAAGGCAAGCGCCAGCACCGCGGCGCTCCCGGTGATCCACTGGATCTCGTCGCCGCCCTCGCGCACCTGGACCGTCGCGGCCGCGCCCTGCTCCTCGGTCACGACCTCGGTGACCGGGCCCCAGCGGATCACGCCGGTCGCGTTGAGGTCGTCGCTCAGGCGCTTCGCCAGATCGGCGGATGCCGTGGCGCGCCAATCGACCTCGGCCGTTCCCGCTTCGGCTTCCTCGCGCTCCGCCTCGACCCAGGTGATCGAGTCGATCCCGGGGTGGTCGGGGAGCTCGGCCAGCACCTGGCGCCACCACCCCTGCTTGACGGCTGTCTCGCTGTCGC contains:
- a CDS encoding pilus assembly protein TadG-related protein, whose translation is MRRDDDEGSVLLLTIGYAMLAIALILVCVDATSLYLAQKRTQAVADAAALAGADGFTLSAAGGEPVAELTRDGVHEQAVSITAAYGDMAVVAADTPDGRSARVTVTTRWSPPIAAMFVPDGVRLEATATSRTALR
- the opgC gene encoding OpgC domain-containing protein, encoding MPTLVTRAITRLLIATALAVGLGAAAVAPASALTQDEGDVWFGPELDWAADSPDGYEDRLGQTPATYAIRLPYPLDADGRDAWQRAATDVAAQGSVLVLTVEPRVSLEDVTSSDAVAFNDALEELHTQYGTHHLIRFAPEMNGSWTTWGQQPTAFIDAFEAVADVVHGGDSGAEMVWAPSYGSGYPFERADGRLNDLTPTDLRLLDTDSDGMLTESDDPYGPYFPKESAVDRVGLTMFYFAKGEAGASAGRDVPLEVNSAPEPGEFASRLAERWGYTTAQGDSFYERFVVDAGFPFALDTGALYDFALEGDSETAVKQGWWRQVLAELPDHPGIDSITWVEAEREEAEAGTAEVDWRATASADLAKRLSDDLNATGVIRWGPVTEVVTEEQGAAATVQVREGGDEIQWITGSAAVLALAFLASGVIGRTLPRWRYTDESSSRDLRIDMIRGFVIIVVVVTHIEVTSPYSFAALNVIGAITGAELFVLLSGIVLGMVFWPAVRRVGEWAAAKAAWARARKQYLVALAVILLIFFLSFVPFIDASAVMTFTDRGTGEAGESSTGRVYNLYPNADRLLDYPPPWYAVRQLLLLEMGPWPFNIMGLFVVLSLAYPALMWLIKRRLWWVVLLGSWATYAVHDLFPDYAPVSSQFNAVFPLLAWQVLFTHGLVIGYYRRQIIGALTTPIGKVLAGAFVVGYAGFLVYLWAGDTYGFTPAPFSPDLYGSLYDSGYQRIDLDWGRLLDLPLVLICSYAVLTVAWKPLNAVMGWLWVPLGQASLYVFIVHVFFVLAVANIPGLDRTSLWQGTIIHTVVIALLFLMVKKKVLFSVIPR